The Streptomyces sp. NBC_00569 genomic sequence TCGTCGCGCCGATCGCGCTCGGCATCGCCGCGCGCTACGGAATACCTCCGTTCATCGCGGCCATCCTCGGTATCACCGGCATCATCAGCGGTCTCCTGTCACCGCTCGCCGTCTACGGCACCAGCGCGAGCCGGCTCGGCGCCAAGCTGGGTCTCGAACTTCCGGGCTCCGCCCCGGTCGGCTTCTTCCTCGGCGGACTCTTGGCCGGCCTCGTGGTCTCGACGGTGTGCCTCGTCGTCGCATTCCGCATCGGGGCCATGCCCCGTGGTCACCTCACGCCGGTCGGGCCCCCGGCGGCGACCGCGTCCGCGGGCCTCGACGCGGGCCCAGCCGCCGAGTCAACGCGCGAGGAGCCCATAGGACGAATGGCCTCGCCGACTGCGGCCCGTGTCCTGACCCTCGTATGCCTGCTGGCCGTTGTGGTGCTGTCGGTCGGCTTCGACATCAACATCGGCTACCTCGGGCTCACCGCCGCGGTGGTCCAGCAACTCGCACTGCGGATCGAGCCGACCGAGATCATCTCGCGTGTCCCCTGGAACATCGTGTTGCTCATCGGGGGCCTGCTCACCTACGTCGGCCTGATGCAGGAACTGGGCGCCTTCACTCGGATCAGCGAGCTGCTGCGGGTAGAGGGATCGCCGATGCTGAGCCTGCTCGTCCTGTGCTACATCGCGGGAGTCACGTCCTTCGCCGCGAGTTCCATCGCCGTCTTCGCCACCACGATGCCACTGGTCCCCGCGGTGGTCGCCGAAGGCGCTTCCCCGGTCGGCGCCGTCCTCGCGGTCGCGTTGGCGTCGATTCTGGTCGACATCAACCCGCTGGGCATCACCGGCGGCCTGATCCTCGGCGCCGCTCGCGCCGAAGACCGCCCTCGCCTCTTCCGACACCTGCTGACCTGCGGCCTCGTCTCGGTGGTCGTAGGCCCTGCGTTGGCCTGTTTCGCCTTTGGGTGGTGGTGACGGGGCACCGCACAGCGGCATCAACTGCTCCTCACTTCGGGTGCATATCTTGCAGGGGTGACTCGTTGGCATGGTCAGAAGGGATTTGTTACGTCTGCGATCAACGTGCCCTCCCATCGTCGGCGGTGAGCCGCCCGTTGTCGGAGCGGGCCGGCGTGGTCGTGAGGGGCGGGATGTCGTGCCGTCGGTGATGGAAGCGCTTGAGATCAGGGAGGCTGCGGCGCGTGGCCGGGTCGAGGAGCTGCGTGAGCAGTTGGAGCCGGCCGAGTCGGACGTGTCCCGGCTGGTGATCACCCGGCAGACGGTGGAGGAGGTGCAGGCTGTGCCCTTGCCGATAACCACATCCGCACTGTTGGAAGGCGGTGCACGGATTGATCGCGGTCGGCCGGGATCGCGTGCGGGTGAGGTTGGTGATCAACGCGGCACGATGGTCCACCGTGCTGCTGCGACTGGCCTATCTGGGTGTGACGAACGCGTTCGCGATGCTGCGCCTGCTGCCGATGGGCGACAGGGAGAAGGACAAGGAGATCCTCGCCCTGCGCCATCAGATCGCGGTGTTGGAGCGCCAACTGGGCAAGGAGAAGGTCCGGTTCACCCCGAGCGATCGGGCGTTCTTGGCGGCGCTGCTGCACCGGCTGCCACTGGACGTGCTGCGCAGGCTGCGACTGCTGGTCCGGCCGGATACGGTGCTGCGTTGGCACCGTGACCTGGTCGCGCGCCACCATGCGGCCCAGTCCCGGCCCAAACGCCCTGGACGGCCGCGCACGGTGAGCTCCATCCGCGCCCTGGTGTGGCGCCTGGCTCGGGAGAATCCCAACTGGGGGTACAGACGCCTGCACGGCGAACTGCTCGTGCTGGGGGTGAAGGTGGCCGGCTCCACTGTCTGGGAGATTTTGAAGGATGCCGGTATCGACCCGGCGCCCGAACGGATCTCCAGTACCTGGGCCGATTTCCTACGCTCCCAGGCCGACGCCTTACTGGCGTGGGACTTCCCGGAGACGGTCACCTTGTCCGGGGCGCGGATCTACGTGTTCGCGGCGATCGAGCACGGCAGTCGCCGTATCCGGGTCATGGGCGCGACCGCGCATCCAACCGCCTCCTGGGTGGTGCAAGCCACGAAGAACCTCGTCATGGACTTGGAGGATGTGAGCTGCCGGGCCCGGTTCTTGATCCGTGACCGCGACGGCAAGTTCCCCGCCCAGTTCGACGCCGTCCTGGCGGATGCGGGGATCGAAGTTGTGCTCAGCGGCGTTCAGATGCCGAGAATGAACTCGATCATGGAGAGATGGGTGCAGACCTGCCGCCGTGAGCTCCTGGGCCGAACCTTGATCTGGAACCAGCGGCACCTGCTCCACGCCCTGCGCGAGTTCGAACAGTTCTACAACGGAACACCGCCCGCACCAGGGCACCGCGAACGCCGCCCCGCTCCATCCCTTGCCTGCGCCCATCGCCGATCCGGACAAGATAGCCCGCCTCGACATACGCCGATGCGATCGCCTGGGCGGCATCCTCCATGAGTACCAACATGCCGCATAACGTGCGTGGATGAGGTTCTCGGCGAGGTCAAGGTCAAGGTCAAGGTCAAGGAGGCGCCGGAGTCGCCGGAGTGACCACGGCGCGTGAGCTGGCTACACGTGGGTTCCGGACGTTGGTGGTCGAAGCGTGCCCCGAGGTCGGCGGCCGCGTCCGGACCACGACGCTGTCGAACGGTGAAGCCATCGAGATCGGCGGGACGTACGTCCACTGGCTCAGCCACACCTGTGGTCCGAGATCACCCGCTGCGGTTTCGGCGGCGACGTCGTAGAGGGTGGGGAGGCAACCGAGTTCGTCCTTACGCCGGGGGGCCGGCGGCGGGCTGGAGTGGACCAATGCGGAGGCCCACACCTCGCGGGAGAAGAGCCTGTTCAGTGCCTTCTTCGATGGCTCCGACCAGATCGTCCCGAGGCCTTACCGTCCCGGCCATGCCTCCGACGAGATCGCGGCCGCGGACGGGATGACGATCGCCGACCGTCTCGACCAGATGGCGCTGGATGAGCCGGACCGTGCGTTGATCGAAGCATTCTTCGGCGTCCATACCGTTGTCGGCCCAGAGGTGGGCAGCTACCTCACGGAAGTCCGTTGGTGGGCGCCATCCGCGGTGGTACCGGCGGTACAGTCCAGGTGACGCCGCATGGGAGGTCTTGTGATCGAACTGTCCACGGTCATTCAGGAGCTGCGCACCGAATTGAACACGGCCATCGCGGGCGGGGCCGGTGAGGAACTCCGGTTCGAGCTGGGGCCGATCGAACTCGAGGTCTCAGTGGCGATCACCAAAGAAGGCGGCGGCGGTGCCAAGGTCCGTTTCTGGGTGGTCGACGCGGACGCTCACGGCAAGGTGGCGGGCGCCACGACCCAGCGGATCAAGCTCCAGCTCGAACCCAAGCTCGCAGCCACGGGGAGCCGTCCCGAGGTTTCCGGGCACGCCGTCTCCGGGGAACGCTGACCACAGTTCGGCAGGCGGCAGCGGTTGCGGGGAGGCGCGATGGAGGGACGGCTCGGATTCGCCTCGGCGGGACTCGATCCCGACCGCGTGGCGGAGGTCATCGTCGAGGGGTCTGCAGAGCCGCGGGGTCGCCGGGGGTCCGGCTATCGCATCCGGGCGGGTTTCGTTCTCACCGCTGCCCACGTCGTGCGGGACGCCTCGCTGGTGCGCGTCCGGTTCAGGGCGGACCGGCCGGGTTCCTGGACCGCGGACGGCACGGTTCTATGGCGCAACACCGACGTGGACGTGGCGATCGTGGCGATCGCCGAGGCGGGCCGCCCCGTCGGCGCCGTGGTTCCCGTCCGGTTCGGCGGGATCCAGGACCACGACGGCGATGTGCCGTGCAGCACCATGGGCTTCCCGCGCCACAAACTGCGAAACGATCCCACCGACGCCTCCCACCCGGGCCCTCCTTCGGTCTACCGGGACTCCGCCCACGTCAACGGCACGGTCTCTCCGTGGTCGAATCTGCGCGAGGCAACCCTGTCGATACGGGTCCCGGCGCCGGAGCATGATCCCGATCCACAGCGGTCGCCGTGGGAGGGCATGTCGGGTGCGCCGGTGTGGAGCGGCGGTTGCCTGATCGGGCTGGTGCGGTCCCACCACCGTTCCGACGGGCTCGGGCAACTCGCGGCGAGCCGCGTCGACCACTGGTACCACCGGCTGGACGACACCCAGCTGAGCGAGCTGACCCTGCTGATCGGCCTGCCGCCCCGGGACCAGCTCGCCCAAGTCGCGCTGCCCGGAAGTTCCCACACCCTGCGCGACGAGGCGCTGGAGGCACTGCTGCGCGCCGAGCGCGAGGCGTCGGCGCTGCAGCCCTATCGCATCCCCGGCCTGCGCAGCCCGGAGCTGCGTCAGGTGTACGTCGACCAGTGGGCGGATCGTGAACCAGGCCTGACGGCCGGCTCGGGTACCGAGCCGGGGCTCGCGACCGAGCGGGTTCCGGTGGCCGAGGTGCTCAACGCCCGGCGTCATGTCCTGATCGAGGGCGGCCCCGGTACCGGGAAGTCGACGTTCACGCATCACGTCAGCGGGACGCTGGCCTCGGTCCGGCTCGGCGACGAGGCCGCGGCCGCGGCCGCGGATCTGACGGGAGTGTCCGCGGTGGCCGTTCGCGTCCCAGCCGGGCACCTCGCCGACGACGCACCACTGACGTCATTGCTGCACGCCTCGGTGCGGACCCGGCTGGGCATCCGCCTCACACACGAGCTGCCCGCTGATCTGTTCGCGGCACCGCCGCACGGCGTGCCCTGGCTGCTGCTGGTGGACGGGCTCGACGAGATCCTTGACCCGGTAGCCAGGGAACGGGTCATCACAACCATCGCGCGGGACGCCGCGAATCCTTCCAGCCCCTACCGTTGGGTGGTGACCACCCGCCCCCTGCCGGCCGGAGAACTGGCTCCCTTGCGGAACGCGGGACTGGGTCCATGCACGCTCGCCGCGTTCGACGACGCACAGCTCCAGACACTTGCAGAGGGGTGGCTGGTCGGTCCTTCCGCCGACGAGTCCGGCCGGGCCCGGGTGGAAGAGTTCCTGCGGCAACTCGACGAGAGCGAACTCCGCCAGCTCGCCAGGGCCCCGTTGCTGGCCACCATCACCCTGACCATCTTCCACCGACGCAACAGGCAAGGCCTGCCCACCGGGCGACCGGGACTGTACCGGGAGTTCATCGCGTACCTGCTCACCGGCCGCGACGGCGAGGCCGAGCGCCGTAGGGCGTTCCGGCAGGCCGCGGGGGCTGCCGGCGCAGGCTCGCGCCTCGCGGAGTGGCTCTACCAGAACCGCGTGTCGCTGCTGCAGTTCCTCGCGAACCGCACGCTCTCCACGGAGGCCTCGCTCCTCGCGGAGAGCCTGGCCTGGGTCAGGGCCCACGCACCGGACCCGCCGGACTTCCTGGTGGGGTGGCCCGACATCATCCTCGGTCTGCTGACCGGCACGGGCCTGGTCACCGACGCGGACGGGACGGGCGAACTCCAGTGGGTACACCGGAGCTTCGCCGAGTACCTGGCGGCGCGCGACGCGGCGGAAGCCCTGCCCAGCACATGGCCGGGCACGGACCCTCACGCCGACGCTCTCCTGCGCGAAGCCCTGGAAGGCGTGGGCCAGGACCAGTCCGCGCTCACCCTCGCCTGCTGGGCCGAGCACCGTGACACGGCCGTGGCCCGACTCCTGGACTTTCTCATCGTGTGGAGCGATGCCTACGAGGTCCTACTGAAGCATCATGGCGGCGGAGGCGTGACGGTCAACGACGACAGCAGCCGCGTAGATCAGTACATAGCCCTCGCCGGACGGCTGCTCGCGGAGGGCGTGCCGGTCCCCGCGGCGATGTCAGGGCAGATCCTCGACCGACTCCTCATCCGCGCACGTTCCATCTTCAACGCCCGCTATTTCTGTCAGCTCGTCGCGGCCCAGCCGCAACGCGAGCGTGCCCGCAACGCGCTGATGCGCATGGCCCACGACAACGACCTGTCTGGCGTGATCCGGGCCGACGCGGCGCTGACCGTGGGCCGAATCTTCGGCCTGGACGTCCTGCACGACGCCACTGAGCCACTGCTCGCCCTCGACGGTTCCGAGTCCTTCCTGTACGAGGAGGGGGGCCGGATGGCGTCCATGGGCATCTCGGATGTCCGGGCGATCATCGCCTACAAGATTTCGGCGCTCGGTCATGCGGCCCGTCCCCTCGCCAACGCATTCCTTGATCGCATGGTGCTGGCGGAGGACGACGGCTGGGGTCGCTTCCTGGCGGCGGAGGCTGCCCTCGCGGTCAGCGACTCGGACAGGGCCGCCTCATTTATCACTTCTGTGCCCCCGGGGGCTCACCGCAACATCCCTGGCGAGGTCTCCGTCCTACTTCGCACCGGACGGCAGGACGTGGCGGCGCGGACGGTAGACGCCTGGTTCGCGAGCAGCGCGGAGCGCGATCGGTGGGGGGACGTCCAGGGTCCGTGGGCGGACATCCAGGGGATCGTCGACGTATACGTGGGCGCTGGACTCACCGAGCAAGCCTTGGCAACGGCGCGGCGGACGGTGCCCATGGTGACGAACTCCCGGACGCGGGTGGTGTCGCTCAGCGCTGTCGCCCGGGCCGGCGACCCCGCTCCCGGCCTGGATCTGCTGCACACCGCGTCGCTCGGCAACGACCGTCAGCAGACGTCACCCCCGGTCATCGACCTTAGCGACTGGATCATGCTCGCGCGTGTGATCTCGCGACAGGGCCGAGTCGAGGACGTACGCGAGGCCGTCAACAGACGTCTGATGCGGGATTTTCGTCATTACACCGAGCGGGACGTGTGGTCCATCACCCACCTCTGGGACGTGTGGTCCATCGCCGGCCTCCTGGCCGAGATCAGGGACGAGAGGAACCGACAGATGCTGCTGTGGCTGGCCCGCAACGGCAGCGGCGGGCCACGTAGGGCGGCAGCCGCTGCGCTGTTGGAAACCGACGACCGACAACACGGCATCGAGGCCCTCGTCAGCGAGTCCACCGGGCCACCGGGCCACATCACCAGCGCCGTCGAACTCGTGCATTCCCTTCTCCTTGTCGGGGCCGAGGACCAAGCCGTGTCCCTGCTGCACCGCGCCATCAGCGACATCGCACCGGACAACTCGCATCAGCGCTGTACCGCCTTCGACCTGATGTCCTGGCTGCGTCCGGCCCAAGCCCGCCACGTCCTCCTCGATCTGATCCGCACCGATTCCTTGCACCCCAGGTCTGCTGCGGCTCGACGAGCGTGCCACCGCGCTGATCATGCTCCGCCGAGTCCTCGACCGGCCAGACCCGGAAAGTACGGACCTGCTCAGCGCTGCCAGCCTGTTCGCCTGGACCGGCGAACGGGCCGACGCCATCAGAGCGTAC encodes the following:
- a CDS encoding trypco2 family protein; this encodes MGGLVIELSTVIQELRTELNTAIAGGAGEELRFELGPIELEVSVAITKEGGGGAKVRFWVVDADAHGKVAGATTQRIKLQLEPKLAATGSRPEVSGHAVSGER
- a CDS encoding trypsin-like peptidase domain-containing protein is translated as MEGRLGFASAGLDPDRVAEVIVEGSAEPRGRRGSGYRIRAGFVLTAAHVVRDASLVRVRFRADRPGSWTADGTVLWRNTDVDVAIVAIAEAGRPVGAVVPVRFGGIQDHDGDVPCSTMGFPRHKLRNDPTDASHPGPPSVYRDSAHVNGTVSPWSNLREATLSIRVPAPEHDPDPQRSPWEGMSGAPVWSGGCLIGLVRSHHRSDGLGQLAASRVDHWYHRLDDTQLSELTLLIGLPPRDQLAQVALPGSSHTLRDEALEALLRAEREASALQPYRIPGLRSPELRQVYVDQWADREPGLTAGSGTEPGLATERVPVAEVLNARRHVLIEGGPGTGKSTFTHHVSGTLASVRLGDEAAAAAADLTGVSAVAVRVPAGHLADDAPLTSLLHASVRTRLGIRLTHELPADLFAAPPHGVPWLLLVDGLDEILDPVARERVITTIARDAANPSSPYRWVVTTRPLPAGELAPLRNAGLGPCTLAAFDDAQLQTLAEGWLVGPSADESGRARVEEFLRQLDESELRQLARAPLLATITLTIFHRRNRQGLPTGRPGLYREFIAYLLTGRDGEAERRRAFRQAAGAAGAGSRLAEWLYQNRVSLLQFLANRTLSTEASLLAESLAWVRAHAPDPPDFLVGWPDIILGLLTGTGLVTDADGTGELQWVHRSFAEYLAARDAAEALPSTWPGTDPHADALLREALEGVGQDQSALTLACWAEHRDTAVARLLDFLIVWSDAYEVLLKHHGGGGVTVNDDSSRVDQYIALAGRLLAEGVPVPAAMSGQILDRLLIRARSIFNARYFCQLVAAQPQRERARNALMRMAHDNDLSGVIRADAALTVGRIFGLDVLHDATEPLLALDGSESFLYEEGGRMASMGISDVRAIIAYKISALGHAARPLANAFLDRMVLAEDDGWGRFLAAEAALAVSDSDRAASFITSVPPGAHRNIPGEVSVLLRTGRQDVAARTVDAWFASSAERDRWGDVQGPWADIQGIVDVYVGAGLTEQALATARRTVPMVTNSRTRVVSLSAVARAGDPAPGLDLLHTASLGNDRQQTSPPVIDLSDWIMLARVISRQGRVEDVREAVNRRLMRDFRHYTERDVWSITHLWDVWSIAGLLAEIRDERNRQMLLWLARNGSGGPRRAAAAALLETDDRQHGIEALVSESTGPPGHITSAVELVHSLLLVGAEDQAVSLLHRAISDIAPDNSHQRCTAFDLMSWLRPAQARHVLLDLIRTDSLHPRSAAARRACHRADHAPPSPRPARPGKYGPAQRCQPVRLDRRTGRRHQSVRTDP
- a CDS encoding SLC13 family permease, translating into MSMADVSIVVLVALFVATLVPRFNIGLAALPAAFLVGLAADRSADEVTSFFPGDFFVLLVGITALFAVAQINGTLDWLLDGILRLVGGRALLVALVPFLIGAVLTAVGTLPAAATAIVAPIALGIAARYGIPPFIAAILGITGIISGLLSPLAVYGTSASRLGAKLGLELPGSAPVGFFLGGLLAGLVVSTVCLVVAFRIGAMPRGHLTPVGPPAATASAGLDAGPAAESTREEPIGRMASPTAARVLTLVCLLAVVVLSVGFDINIGYLGLTAAVVQQLALRIEPTEIISRVPWNIVLLIGGLLTYVGLMQELGAFTRISELLRVEGSPMLSLLVLCYIAGVTSFAASSIAVFATTMPLVPAVVAEGASPVGAVLAVALASILVDINPLGITGGLILGAARAEDRPRLFRHLLTCGLVSVVVGPALACFAFGWW